The Herbaspirillum sp. RTI4 genome has a segment encoding these proteins:
- a CDS encoding tyrosine-type recombinase/integrase, whose product MLTDTALKNLKPKDAPYKVTDRDGMYVTVSTAGTVTFRYDYRINSRRETLTIGRYGPGGLSLARAREKCIDAKRAVSEGQSPAQEKQREKRRLSDAKTFQEFTDEWYEGARMADSTRSMRKSILDRDILPVFKSRLLSEISPDDLRDLCDKVKGRGAPATAIHVRDIIKQIYGFAILHGEKVANPADDVGPSSIATFVARDRALSPSEIRIMLKQLEYVASYPTIKLGLRLILLTLVRKGELIHATWDEIDFEKALWTIPKARMKAGKAHNIYLSQQALDIMIALRTCAGGSRYLLPSRYDGDKCMSNATLNRVGQIVVERSKAKGLPIENFTVHDLRRTGSTILNELGFNSDWIEKCLAHEDGRSSRGIYNKAEYAEQRRHMLQEWADMVDAWVAGESHTPTLLPPSMKIITTQALL is encoded by the coding sequence ATGCTGACCGATACCGCACTGAAGAATCTCAAACCCAAGGATGCGCCCTACAAGGTGACGGACAGGGATGGCATGTATGTGACGGTCTCGACGGCGGGTACCGTCACGTTCCGTTATGACTACCGGATCAATAGCAGGCGCGAAACGCTGACGATTGGCCGCTATGGGCCAGGCGGTCTGTCGCTGGCCCGTGCACGCGAAAAGTGCATCGACGCGAAGCGGGCAGTTTCGGAAGGACAGTCCCCGGCGCAGGAAAAGCAGCGAGAGAAGAGGCGCCTTTCGGACGCCAAAACCTTCCAGGAATTTACCGACGAGTGGTACGAGGGTGCGCGGATGGCCGACAGCACGCGGTCGATGCGCAAGAGCATCCTTGACCGGGACATCCTGCCTGTGTTCAAGAGCCGCTTGCTGAGCGAGATCAGTCCTGATGACCTGCGCGATCTGTGCGACAAGGTGAAGGGGAGGGGAGCGCCAGCAACGGCAATCCATGTTCGCGACATCATCAAGCAAATCTACGGTTTTGCCATCTTGCACGGCGAGAAGGTGGCCAACCCTGCCGACGACGTTGGACCATCGTCGATCGCCACTTTCGTGGCACGGGATCGAGCGCTGTCGCCGTCCGAGATACGCATCATGCTCAAGCAGTTGGAGTACGTCGCTTCGTACCCGACCATCAAACTGGGTCTGCGGCTGATCTTGCTCACGCTGGTGCGCAAAGGCGAACTGATCCACGCGACATGGGATGAGATCGATTTCGAGAAAGCACTGTGGACTATCCCAAAAGCCCGCATGAAGGCCGGCAAGGCCCACAACATCTACCTGTCGCAGCAGGCGCTCGACATCATGATCGCACTGCGCACCTGCGCCGGTGGCTCAAGATACCTGTTACCTTCGCGCTATGACGGCGACAAGTGTATGTCGAACGCCACGCTGAACCGTGTCGGGCAGATAGTCGTGGAGCGGTCGAAAGCGAAGGGTCTGCCAATCGAAAATTTCACTGTGCATGACCTGCGCCGCACCGGTTCGACCATCCTCAACGAGTTGGGCTTCAACAGTGACTGGATCGAGAAGTGTCTTGCCCACGAAGATGGCCGTTCATCACGCGGCATCTACAACAAGGCTGAATACGCCGAGCAGCGCCGCCACATGCTGCAAGAGTGGGCCGACATGGTTGACGCCTGGGTGGCCGGCGAATCGCACACCCCGACGTTGCTGCCCCCGTCGATGAAGATCATCACGACACAGGCGTTACTTTGA
- a CDS encoding helix-turn-helix transcriptional regulator has translation MNKADRSLQAARSNNDSDANDLHGMPLPRLIAPNILPFRRTIRRPELRQIVPLADTTIYDMERRGGFPRRFNLTARCVVWDLTEVEAWLDARRQASDSAQIKRAPSPDVRQRKHRPVKVTPVS, from the coding sequence ATGAACAAAGCAGATCGAAGTTTGCAGGCCGCGAGGTCGAACAACGACTCTGATGCAAACGACCTGCACGGCATGCCGCTACCACGACTGATCGCACCGAATATCTTGCCGTTCCGACGCACGATCCGCCGTCCCGAGTTGCGACAAATCGTGCCTCTGGCCGACACCACGATCTACGACATGGAACGGCGCGGTGGATTTCCGCGCAGGTTCAATCTAACCGCACGCTGCGTGGTGTGGGATTTGACGGAGGTAGAGGCATGGCTTGATGCGCGCCGCCAAGCTTCCGACAGCGCGCAGATAAAACGAGCCCCCTCGCCGGACGTTCGTCAGCGCAAGCACCGCCCCGTCAAAGTAACGCCTGTGTCGTGA
- a CDS encoding DUF2274 domain-containing protein, which translates to MSISTSKLRLGPLPIKTETVKITIALTTALKTDLERYAAQHAQTYGEPIDATTLIPHMLEAFMARDRGFKKINAK; encoded by the coding sequence ATGAGCATATCCACCAGCAAACTGCGGCTGGGGCCGCTGCCGATCAAGACCGAGACAGTCAAAATCACCATTGCGCTCACCACCGCGTTGAAGACCGATTTGGAACGCTACGCCGCGCAACATGCTCAGACCTACGGTGAGCCGATTGATGCCACGACGCTGATCCCGCACATGCTCGAAGCGTTCATGGCGCGGGATCGCGGCTTCAAGAAGATCAACGCGAAGTGA
- a CDS encoding TrbI/VirB10 family protein, with amino-acid sequence MSTPATPPPTGSNKAHPDTMALRASPRPVTRLNRRMLAVLAGTLGAVVLGGTLWSLQSHKRERNAASELYNVDRVSHAENLDQLPKDYSKVPVAAKPVPVLGEPLPGDLGPAIVAQRNAGAPAQTGRIAQPGDAEDAARSGVFFRSGAVKAAPSPTASTATPDPVSGNQPFNPMVPAIASAQPTDPTVVQNRQEQKQAFVANGGDTATRNPASLQLPASPYQVMAGTIIPAALVTGINSDLPGQVIANVTEAVYDTATGRFLLIPQGSRLIGRYDSQVSFGQRRVLLVWTRLILPDTSSISLDRLPGIDPAGYAGLEDGVDWHWDRILAGAALSTLLGVGAELAAPDRTGSDSKIIIATRQSGQDTVNQVGQEITKRNVSIQPTLTIRPGFPMRVMVNKDLILRPYQPLFFQRGSSQ; translated from the coding sequence ATGAGCACGCCCGCCACGCCACCACCAACTGGGTCGAATAAGGCCCACCCGGACACCATGGCTCTGCGCGCTTCGCCGCGCCCGGTCACGCGACTAAACCGGCGCATGCTGGCCGTCCTTGCGGGAACGCTGGGTGCGGTCGTGTTGGGCGGCACGCTGTGGTCGCTGCAATCGCACAAGCGCGAGCGCAACGCGGCCTCCGAACTCTACAACGTAGACCGTGTCTCGCATGCCGAGAACCTCGACCAGTTGCCCAAGGATTATTCCAAGGTGCCGGTAGCTGCCAAGCCGGTGCCCGTTTTGGGCGAGCCATTACCGGGCGACTTGGGTCCGGCCATCGTTGCGCAGCGTAATGCGGGAGCTCCCGCGCAGACTGGGCGCATTGCGCAGCCGGGTGATGCCGAGGATGCGGCACGTTCGGGGGTTTTCTTTCGCAGCGGTGCGGTAAAGGCAGCACCATCGCCCACTGCGAGTACGGCCACGCCCGATCCGGTATCGGGCAACCAGCCATTCAATCCGATGGTCCCTGCCATCGCGTCGGCGCAGCCGACCGACCCGACGGTGGTACAAAACCGGCAGGAGCAGAAGCAGGCGTTTGTCGCCAATGGCGGCGACACCGCCACCCGCAATCCGGCCAGTTTGCAACTGCCAGCCTCTCCCTACCAAGTGATGGCGGGCACCATCATTCCGGCTGCGCTGGTGACAGGCATTAACTCCGACCTGCCGGGACAAGTCATCGCCAACGTCACCGAGGCGGTCTACGACACGGCCACGGGTCGCTTCCTGCTGATTCCGCAGGGCTCCCGCCTGATCGGGCGCTACGACAGCCAGGTGTCATTCGGCCAGCGACGCGTATTACTGGTGTGGACGCGGTTGATCCTGCCCGACACTTCATCCATTTCGCTCGACCGCTTGCCCGGCATCGACCCGGCCGGTTATGCCGGACTGGAAGATGGCGTCGACTGGCATTGGGATCGCATCCTCGCCGGTGCGGCGTTGTCCACGCTGCTCGGCGTGGGTGCCGAACTGGCTGCACCTGATCGCACCGGCAGCGATAGCAAAATCATCATTGCCACGCGCCAGAGCGGGCAGGACACTGTGAACCAGGTCGGTCAGGAGATCACCAAACGCAATGTGAGCATCCAGCCGACGCTCACAATTCGGCCCGGCTTCCCGATGAGGGTCATGGTGAACAAGGATCTGATCTTGCGGCCGTACCAGCCGCTGTTCTTCCAAAGGGGATCGTCGCAATGA
- the trbG gene encoding P-type conjugative transfer protein TrbG → MLSVALTTVTGCATHGQPPPDIRLDESVAAHALPEPPKSIEVVEMPKPMPLPEQLKSLRNAPEDKPATDSLDEKSRVARANAEARVAPSREGYINAIQVWPYADGALYQVYTSPGRVTVIALQQGEELVTVSAGDTVRWIVGDTASGAGASLRVNILVKPTRIGLKTNLVITTNRRTYLLELSSTPQAWMASASWDYPKDRLLALQKQAQQAQTAAPVDSGLSLEQIKFRYAISGDSPPWKPLRAFDDGERVYIQFPAGIAQGELPPLFVIGAQGDGQLVNYRFRSPYYVVDRLFGAAELRLGADKAAVVRIERTDGVSSTARRH, encoded by the coding sequence ATGCTGAGTGTCGCCTTGACAACCGTCACCGGCTGCGCCACGCATGGACAGCCGCCTCCGGACATCAGGCTGGATGAATCTGTCGCGGCGCACGCGCTACCTGAGCCACCCAAATCTATCGAGGTAGTCGAGATGCCGAAACCAATGCCGCTGCCCGAGCAATTGAAGTCCTTGCGCAACGCACCCGAGGACAAACCGGCAACTGATTCGCTCGATGAGAAAAGCCGCGTGGCACGCGCCAATGCAGAAGCGCGCGTGGCACCAAGTCGCGAGGGTTACATCAACGCCATTCAGGTCTGGCCCTATGCGGACGGCGCGCTGTATCAGGTCTACACCAGTCCGGGCCGCGTCACCGTCATCGCCTTGCAGCAGGGCGAAGAGTTGGTGACGGTCTCGGCCGGCGACACTGTGCGCTGGATCGTCGGCGACACGGCCAGCGGTGCGGGCGCCAGCCTGCGTGTGAACATTCTCGTGAAGCCAACGCGCATCGGACTGAAGACGAACCTGGTTATCACCACCAATCGCCGTACCTACCTGCTCGAATTGTCTTCGACGCCGCAGGCATGGATGGCGTCCGCATCGTGGGACTACCCGAAGGACCGCCTGCTGGCCTTGCAAAAGCAAGCGCAGCAAGCTCAGACGGCTGCGCCGGTGGACTCCGGCTTGTCGCTGGAGCAGATCAAGTTCCGCTACGCGATTTCCGGCGACAGCCCACCGTGGAAGCCGCTGCGCGCCTTCGACGATGGCGAGCGGGTCTATATCCAGTTCCCCGCCGGCATCGCCCAGGGCGAGTTGCCGCCGCTGTTCGTGATCGGAGCGCAGGGTGATGGCCAGCTCGTGAACTACCGCTTTCGCTCACCGTACTACGTGGTAGATCGGTTGTTCGGTGCGGCCGAGTTGCGGCTGGGCGCTGACAAGGCCGCCGTTGTTCGCATCGAGCGCACCGATGGTGTGAGCAGTACGGCACGGAGGCATTGA
- the trbF gene encoding conjugal transfer protein TrbF — translation MLFKRPQVHYSETPEPVTPYQAAAQVWDQRIGSARVQAKNWRLMAFGCLSLALLMAGGLVWRSGQSIVTPYVVEVAAGGQVRAVGEATTPYKPNDAQIAFHLARFIVDVRSLSIDPIVVRQNWLEAYDYATDKGASTLNDYARSNDPFARIGQTSTTVEITSVVRASESSFQVRWIERHYSNGSPSGTERWTAVLSVVLQPPRTEERLRKNPLGIYVNGLSWSRELDVTEGVKKP, via the coding sequence ATGCTATTCAAACGACCTCAAGTGCATTATTCAGAAACGCCCGAGCCCGTCACTCCCTATCAGGCCGCCGCGCAGGTCTGGGACCAGCGTATCGGCAGCGCCCGCGTGCAGGCGAAGAACTGGAGGTTGATGGCCTTCGGCTGTCTATCGCTGGCATTGCTGATGGCGGGCGGTCTGGTTTGGCGCTCAGGGCAATCCATCGTCACGCCGTATGTGGTGGAGGTGGCTGCCGGCGGCCAAGTGCGCGCGGTCGGCGAAGCGACCACGCCGTACAAGCCGAACGACGCGCAGATCGCCTTCCACCTGGCACGCTTTATCGTCGACGTGCGCTCGCTGTCGATTGATCCGATCGTTGTCCGCCAAAACTGGCTCGAAGCCTACGACTACGCAACGGACAAGGGTGCTTCCACGCTAAACGACTACGCACGTAGCAACGATCCATTTGCGCGCATCGGTCAGACATCAACGACGGTAGAGATCACCAGTGTGGTTCGCGCCAGCGAATCCTCGTTCCAGGTGCGCTGGATCGAGCGCCACTACTCGAACGGTTCGCCCTCGGGCACCGAGCGCTGGACCGCCGTGCTGTCCGTGGTGTTGCAGCCGCCGCGCACCGAAGAGCGACTGCGCAAAAACCCGCTGGGAATCTATGTCAACGGTCTGTCCTGGAGCCGAGAACTCGACGTGACCGAAGGAGTAAAGAAACCATGA
- the trbL gene encoding P-type conjugative transfer protein TrbL → MNDLSVIDHFLDVFSRYIDSGFGLLHGEVAFLTATLVVIDMTLAGLFWSMGGEEVIGRLIKKTLYVGAFAFIISNFNHLAGILFRSFAGLGLVASGSKLTQAQFLLPGRLAKVGVDAAQPIMAQIGEMMGFPEVFAHFDVITVLFLAWLVVIISFFVLAVQLFVTLIEFKLTTLAGFVLVPFALWNKTAFLAERVLGNVVSSGIKVLVLAVIMGIGTGLFTEFHVPPGTEPSIDLALTIMLASLAMLGLGIFGPSIATGLVSGAPQLGAGAAAGTSLAVAGLAAGGGAAVAAGARMIPDAARAAIGSAASAGHAASSMASSAKSAYQDGAIGQRFSNAAKAVKGQVANFIAEAAAPTEAAGSTGSGGTTSPTGEPAWAKQMRRKQRVSHAASTVAHALRSGDHGGSGASPSLRDDSSN, encoded by the coding sequence ATGAACGACTTGTCGGTTATCGACCATTTTCTTGATGTCTTCTCGCGCTATATCGACTCGGGTTTCGGTTTACTGCATGGCGAGGTAGCGTTCCTCACCGCCACGCTGGTGGTGATCGACATGACGCTAGCCGGACTGTTCTGGTCCATGGGTGGCGAAGAGGTCATCGGCAGACTGATCAAGAAAACTCTATACGTCGGCGCCTTCGCTTTTATCATCAGTAACTTTAATCATCTGGCAGGCATTCTGTTTCGCTCCTTTGCCGGACTCGGGCTGGTGGCATCCGGTTCTAAGCTGACGCAAGCGCAGTTTCTGCTGCCGGGTCGACTAGCCAAAGTCGGCGTCGATGCAGCGCAACCCATCATGGCGCAGATTGGCGAGATGATGGGTTTCCCGGAAGTGTTCGCGCATTTTGATGTCATCACCGTGCTGTTCCTCGCCTGGTTAGTAGTGATCATCAGTTTCTTCGTGTTGGCAGTACAGCTCTTCGTCACGCTGATCGAATTCAAACTGACCACACTCGCAGGCTTTGTGCTGGTGCCGTTTGCACTGTGGAACAAGACGGCGTTTCTGGCCGAGCGCGTATTGGGGAATGTGGTGTCGTCGGGCATCAAGGTGCTGGTGCTGGCGGTTATTATGGGCATTGGCACAGGACTGTTTACGGAATTTCATGTTCCTCCCGGTACCGAACCATCCATTGATCTGGCGTTGACCATTATGCTTGCCTCGCTAGCGATGTTGGGGTTAGGTATTTTCGGGCCGAGCATCGCGACTGGACTAGTGTCAGGCGCGCCACAACTAGGCGCAGGCGCTGCCGCCGGAACATCACTCGCTGTAGCTGGGTTGGCGGCGGGCGGTGGCGCAGCGGTAGCCGCTGGTGCTCGCATGATCCCGGATGCCGCTCGTGCAGCTATCGGTAGCGCAGCATCGGCCGGACATGCTGCCAGTTCAATGGCAAGCAGTGCAAAATCCGCTTACCAAGACGGTGCTATCGGCCAACGTTTCTCAAATGCTGCAAAAGCAGTCAAGGGCCAGGTAGCGAATTTCATCGCGGAGGCTGCTGCACCTACAGAGGCAGCCGGTTCAACCGGATCGGGCGGAACAACAAGCCCTACAGGCGAACCAGCTTGGGCCAAACAAATGCGGCGCAAACAGCGAGTAAGCCACGCAGCCTCGACGGTGGCGCACGCGCTGCGCTCAGGCGACCACGGAGGCAGCGGTGCCAGCCCAAGTCTGCGCGATGACTCCAGCAACTGA
- a CDS encoding EexN family lipoprotein, which produces MKIFLIFAAYTLLLTACSKPAPTDSIESLMADPERLKEVRAQCKADHAKVGDALCAMAAEATRRRFMGSGTPYTSAPTPAPPATSSPAPKD; this is translated from the coding sequence ATGAAAATCTTCCTGATCTTTGCCGCTTATACCCTGTTACTGACGGCGTGCAGCAAGCCGGCCCCCACCGATTCAATCGAATCGCTAATGGCCGATCCCGAACGACTGAAGGAAGTCCGCGCCCAGTGCAAAGCTGACCACGCCAAGGTTGGCGATGCACTATGCGCCATGGCTGCCGAGGCCACGCGGCGACGCTTCATGGGCAGCGGCACGCCATACACGTCGGCACCAACGCCAGCGCCACCGGCTACGTCAAGTCCTGCGCCAAAAGACTGA
- the trbJ gene encoding P-type conjugative transfer protein TrbJ, producing MRNLLLTIAVLMSVVPAAHAQWAVIDRTNLMQNIMTAARTLEQINNQIRQLQNEAQMLTNQAKNLEGLDFSTLKELRSTLYVTNRLLQQAQGMAFNLSQMETNFARLYPNAYDASTSGNQMSTDARTRWRNSLEALRTATQVQSQAVQNFASDEQTLADLVNRSQSAVGALQATQATNQLLALQSRQAIQAQQLQLTQDRAAALEQARQVAVQERAREVHRRFQGSGTPYTPTTINYYNP from the coding sequence ATGAGGAATCTCTTACTTACAATCGCCGTTCTGATGAGCGTCGTGCCTGCTGCGCACGCACAGTGGGCTGTGATCGATCGGACCAATCTCATGCAGAACATCATGACAGCAGCACGCACACTAGAACAGATTAACAACCAAATCAGGCAGCTTCAGAATGAAGCTCAAATGTTAACTAATCAGGCGAAAAATCTCGAGGGTCTGGACTTCAGCACGCTCAAAGAACTACGTTCGACGCTATACGTAACGAATCGACTCCTACAACAGGCGCAGGGGATGGCCTTCAATCTGTCGCAGATGGAAACCAACTTCGCGCGACTGTATCCCAATGCCTATGACGCTTCCACATCCGGAAATCAGATGTCAACCGATGCCCGCACACGCTGGCGCAATTCGTTGGAGGCGCTGCGCACCGCGACCCAGGTGCAGTCGCAAGCAGTACAGAACTTTGCATCCGACGAGCAGACCTTGGCCGACCTTGTGAACCGCAGCCAGTCCGCCGTTGGCGCACTTCAGGCCACGCAAGCGACGAACCAATTGCTGGCGCTGCAATCCCGTCAAGCCATCCAGGCGCAGCAGCTCCAGCTCACGCAGGACCGGGCCGCCGCACTGGAACAAGCACGGCAGGTGGCAGTCCAAGAACGGGCGCGTGAAGTGCATCGGCGCTTCCAGGGCAGCGGTACTCCCTACACGCCCACCACCATCAACTACTACAATCCCTGA
- the trbE gene encoding conjugal transfer protein TrbE, producing the protein MMHLAEYRTRPALLADWLPWAGLVAPGVVLNKDGSFQRTARFRGPDLDSATQGEMIATAARLNNALRRFGSGWALFVEAERREAADYPDSAFPEPLSWLVDEERRAVFEEADSHFESTYHLTLLYLPPEESTARAAKLLYENSKVEGVDWRERLEGFVSETERFFGLLEGVMPEIAWLDDSQTLTYLHACVSTRRHTVAVPEVPMHLDALLADEPLTGGLAPMLGNQHLRVASVRGFPTSTWPGLLDDLNRLGFAYRWSTRFLCLDKAEAEKELTRLRRQWFSKRKNIVALLRETIFQQESPLVDSDASNKAADADAALQELGSDQVSFGYVTATVTVLDTDAAAADEKLRAVERTIQGRGFVTIPETLNAVDAWLSSIPGHAYANVRQPIVSTLNLAHMLPVSAVWAGQERNAHLDGPPLIVTRTDGATPFRLVTHIGDVGNTLVVGPIGMGKSVLLATLAMQFRRYAGSRIFAFDMGRSIRATVLGLGGEHYDLGADGAIAFQPLARIDQDSYRAWAAEWVEGRLIHEGVAVGPDVKEAVWSALNSLASAPLDQRTMTGLSVLLQSNALRQALQPYVLGGAHGKLLDADHDRLGFADVQCFEMEELMHSKAAALAVLRYLFARFEERLDGAPTLLILDEAWLFLDDPVFAARIRQWLKTLRKKNVSVIFATQSLADIKDSSIAPAIIESCVNRIFLPNPQATEPQIRSIYEGFGLNARQINIVATAQPKRDYYYQSRLGNRVFDLGLGPVALAFAGAAKPEDQRAIDTVSASVPPADFAAAWLRHRGLDWAADLIQSRPSCSFTTKEKYL; encoded by the coding sequence ATGATGCATCTTGCCGAATACCGCACACGCCCCGCTCTGCTGGCAGACTGGTTGCCCTGGGCCGGGCTGGTCGCGCCGGGTGTCGTACTCAATAAGGACGGCTCGTTCCAGCGCACGGCGCGGTTTCGCGGGCCGGATCTGGATAGCGCGACGCAAGGTGAAATGATCGCCACGGCGGCGCGGTTGAACAACGCGCTGCGCCGGTTCGGTTCCGGCTGGGCGCTGTTCGTGGAAGCCGAACGGCGCGAAGCGGCGGACTACCCGGACTCGGCATTTCCGGAGCCGCTGTCGTGGCTAGTCGATGAAGAACGGCGCGCCGTTTTCGAGGAAGCCGATAGCCACTTCGAGAGCACATACCACCTGACGCTGCTCTACCTACCGCCCGAGGAATCGACGGCCCGCGCCGCCAAGCTGCTGTATGAGAACAGCAAGGTCGAAGGCGTGGACTGGCGCGAACGGCTGGAGGGCTTCGTGTCGGAGACCGAACGCTTCTTCGGATTGCTCGAAGGGGTCATGCCGGAGATCGCTTGGCTCGACGATAGCCAAACCTTGACCTACCTGCATGCGTGCGTGTCCACGCGCCGCCATACGGTGGCCGTGCCCGAAGTGCCGATGCACCTGGATGCGCTGCTGGCCGATGAACCGCTAACGGGTGGGCTGGCACCGATGCTCGGGAACCAGCACCTGCGCGTGGCATCGGTGCGCGGCTTCCCGACCTCGACCTGGCCCGGCCTGCTCGACGACCTCAACCGCCTGGGCTTTGCCTACCGCTGGAGCACCCGCTTCCTGTGCCTGGACAAGGCCGAGGCGGAGAAGGAACTGACACGGCTGCGCCGTCAGTGGTTCTCCAAGCGCAAGAACATCGTCGCGCTGCTACGCGAAACCATCTTTCAACAGGAAAGCCCGCTGGTGGATTCCGATGCCTCGAACAAGGCAGCGGATGCCGATGCCGCATTGCAGGAACTGGGCAGTGACCAGGTGTCGTTCGGCTACGTTACCGCAACCGTGACGGTACTCGATACCGATGCGGCGGCCGCCGACGAAAAGTTGCGCGCAGTGGAGCGGACTATCCAGGGCCGTGGCTTCGTGACGATCCCCGAAACTTTGAACGCGGTCGATGCGTGGCTGTCGTCAATTCCGGGGCACGCCTACGCTAACGTGCGCCAGCCCATTGTCTCGACCTTAAATCTGGCCCACATGCTGCCGGTGTCGGCAGTATGGGCCGGTCAAGAGCGCAATGCGCATCTTGACGGCCCGCCGCTGATCGTGACCCGCACCGATGGTGCAACGCCGTTCCGGCTGGTCACGCACATCGGTGACGTGGGCAACACGCTGGTGGTCGGCCCCATCGGCATGGGCAAGTCGGTACTGCTCGCCACGTTGGCCATGCAGTTCCGCCGCTATGCCGGATCGCGCATCTTCGCGTTCGACATGGGGCGTTCGATTCGCGCCACCGTGCTCGGACTCGGTGGCGAGCATTACGACCTGGGCGCGGATGGTGCTATTGCTTTCCAGCCGCTGGCCCGCATCGACCAGGACAGCTACCGCGCCTGGGCGGCCGAGTGGGTCGAAGGCCGCTTGATTCACGAAGGCGTGGCCGTTGGGCCAGACGTGAAGGAAGCTGTGTGGTCGGCGCTGAACAGTCTCGCCAGCGCGCCGCTTGATCAGCGCACCATGACCGGCTTGTCTGTGCTGCTGCAATCGAACGCGCTGCGGCAAGCCCTGCAACCCTATGTGTTGGGTGGCGCGCACGGCAAGCTGCTGGATGCCGACCACGACCGGCTGGGTTTCGCCGACGTGCAGTGCTTCGAGATGGAAGAACTGATGCACAGCAAGGCGGCTGCGCTGGCCGTGCTGCGTTACCTGTTCGCGCGCTTCGAGGAACGTCTTGATGGTGCTCCAACACTGTTGATCCTTGATGAGGCATGGCTGTTCCTCGATGACCCGGTGTTCGCCGCGCGCATTCGCCAGTGGCTGAAGACACTGCGCAAAAAGAATGTGTCGGTGATCTTCGCCACGCAATCGCTGGCGGACATCAAAGATTCCAGTATTGCGCCAGCCATCATCGAGAGCTGCGTGAACCGTATTTTCTTGCCCAACCCACAGGCGACCGAACCGCAGATTCGCTCTATCTACGAAGGCTTCGGCCTCAATGCGCGGCAGATCAATATCGTGGCGACCGCCCAGCCCAAGCGCGACTACTACTACCAGTCGCGCCTCGGAAACCGGGTCTTTGATTTGGGGCTTGGGCCGGTGGCGCTGGCATTTGCCGGTGCGGCCAAGCCCGAAGACCAACGCGCTATCGACACCGTGTCCGCGTCGGTGCCGCCAGCGGACTTTGCAGCCGCCTGGCTGCGCCATCGCGGCCTCGACTGGGCCGCAGACCTGATCCAATCTCGCCCATCATGCTCCTTCACAACCAAAGAGAAATATCTATGA
- a CDS encoding VirB3 family type IV secretion system protein gives MNALRIQSVDTPGFEVPLHRSLTEPILLGGAPRTVAIANGTLAAAVGLGLQLWLPGLALWIVGHSLAVWGARLDAQFMVVFARHIKHRMLLDV, from the coding sequence ATGAACGCGCTGCGGATTCAATCGGTCGACACACCTGGCTTTGAAGTGCCGCTGCACCGATCCTTGACCGAACCGATTTTGCTGGGCGGCGCACCACGCACGGTGGCGATTGCCAACGGCACGCTGGCCGCTGCGGTGGGTCTCGGGTTACAACTCTGGCTCCCCGGACTTGCGCTGTGGATCGTCGGGCACTCGTTGGCGGTCTGGGGCGCGCGGCTGGACGCGCAGTTCATGGTGGTGTTCGCGCGACACATCAAGCACCGCATGTTGTTGGACGTATGA
- a CDS encoding TrbC/VirB2 family protein: MTSLHTSVNPLLHNARLQGGMQIIVMAALLLCVALPAHAAGSNMPWEAPLQSVLESIQGPVARIIAVIIIITTGLTLAFGDTSGGFRKLVQIVFGLSIAFAASSFFLTFFSFAGGAVIA; encoded by the coding sequence ATGACATCCTTGCACACTTCCGTAAATCCGCTTCTGCACAACGCCCGCCTTCAAGGCGGCATGCAGATCATCGTCATGGCGGCGCTGCTGCTATGCGTAGCGCTGCCGGCGCACGCAGCGGGCTCCAACATGCCGTGGGAGGCACCGCTGCAATCGGTGCTGGAGTCCATCCAGGGACCGGTGGCCCGCATCATCGCGGTAATCATCATCATTACTACCGGCCTGACGCTGGCGTTCGGCGACACCAGCGGCGGCTTCCGCAAGCTGGTGCAGATCGTCTTCGGCCTGTCGATCGCGTTCGCCGCGTCCTCGTTCTTCCTGACCTTCTTCAGCTTCGCCGGCGGCGCGGTGATCGCATGA